One part of the Maridesulfovibrio sp. genome encodes these proteins:
- a CDS encoding GFA family protein, giving the protein MVHKGSCLCGKVAFEVEGDFENFYLCHCERCRKDSGSAHAANLFSSSADLRWLSGEEYVRVFDLEGHIKSFCSNCGSALPNLQMDQTMLVVPAGSLDSDVPIRPDGHIFHANRANWDAGLENIPFFDRLPEESND; this is encoded by the coding sequence ATGGTACATAAGGGAAGTTGTTTATGCGGCAAAGTTGCTTTTGAAGTTGAAGGCGATTTTGAGAATTTCTATCTTTGCCATTGTGAGCGTTGCAGGAAAGATTCAGGATCTGCGCATGCTGCTAATTTATTTTCTTCCTCGGCTGATTTGAGGTGGTTGTCAGGAGAAGAATATGTCCGCGTATTTGATTTGGAAGGACATATTAAAAGTTTTTGCTCCAACTGCGGTTCCGCTCTTCCAAATCTGCAGATGGATCAAACTATGCTTGTCGTTCCGGCCGGAAGCCTTGATAGTGATGTACCGATCAGACCGGATGGGCACATATTTCATGCAAACAGGGCTAATTGGGATGCAGGATTAGAGAACATCCCTTTTTTTGACAGGCTTCCTGAAGAGAGTAATGATTAA
- a CDS encoding HAMP domain-containing sensor histidine kinase yields MCLLGMEKMTKVCRRIRQSLFTKLALVLFLGVVAINAVTMHLYANQKREHDTTLNQSLMQYARHLASQVGTPPDKDKAEKLASQRPMRITYTGETSWVAGETERYFPERYLLPRFHQSGVEALDLHENYRLRVSLAPNEFLTFDLFSTTSERSALRQFGIYSLVGSCLIMVAIYIVLRGILRPIEWLTEGAEAVRDGDLSTRVQTRGSGQLRALCETFNQMTVRLENLVVGQRDLLLAVSHELRTPLTRLKLRFEMLGAEVDTSAIKQDVRQMESMITSLLETAKMHHGIGGIKPELTDMTRLVARVVDGYRAQPPGITSDLPDQPLMAIVDNAKMIMALSTLMDNAMKYSSPDSPPVEVSLHRLNSGFCITIKDHGIGIPEESVNFIFDPFYRVDQSRTRETGGYGLGLYLSHTIIKAHKAHIEVESTLGAGTEFRVVFQ; encoded by the coding sequence ATGTGTTTATTGGGTATGGAAAAGATGACTAAAGTATGCCGAAGAATCAGACAGTCCCTGTTTACTAAGCTGGCTTTGGTGCTCTTTCTGGGGGTGGTGGCTATCAACGCTGTTACTATGCACCTTTACGCCAACCAGAAACGTGAACACGATACAACTCTAAATCAGAGTTTGATGCAATATGCCCGTCATCTTGCAAGCCAGGTGGGAACACCGCCAGACAAGGATAAAGCCGAAAAGCTTGCGAGTCAGCGTCCCATGCGCATTACCTACACAGGTGAAACCTCATGGGTAGCAGGAGAAACAGAGCGGTATTTTCCTGAGAGATACCTGCTGCCGCGTTTTCATCAATCCGGGGTAGAGGCCCTCGACCTTCATGAGAATTACAGGTTGCGTGTTTCACTTGCACCAAACGAGTTTCTAACCTTTGATTTGTTTTCCACTACTTCTGAACGTTCTGCGCTGCGGCAATTCGGGATATATTCTCTCGTTGGCTCCTGTCTGATAATGGTGGCGATATATATTGTTTTGAGGGGTATTCTTAGGCCCATTGAATGGCTTACAGAAGGAGCTGAGGCTGTCAGGGACGGCGATTTATCAACCCGTGTACAGACACGTGGATCAGGGCAACTCCGGGCGCTATGTGAAACTTTCAACCAGATGACAGTTCGACTGGAAAACCTTGTAGTAGGACAACGGGATTTGCTACTGGCCGTCAGCCATGAGTTACGCACTCCTCTCACCCGTCTCAAGCTTCGTTTTGAAATGCTGGGAGCAGAGGTAGACACCTCGGCAATCAAGCAAGATGTGCGACAAATGGAATCCATGATTACATCGTTGCTGGAAACAGCAAAAATGCACCACGGAATAGGTGGTATCAAGCCGGAGTTGACAGATATGACCCGGCTTGTAGCCCGGGTTGTAGACGGTTATCGAGCGCAGCCTCCGGGAATTACATCAGATCTCCCTGATCAGCCGCTCATGGCGATAGTCGACAACGCAAAGATGATTATGGCTTTGAGTACCTTGATGGATAACGCAATGAAATATTCATCACCGGACAGTCCGCCTGTTGAAGTCTCGCTGCACAGACTAAATTCCGGGTTCTGTATTACCATAAAAGACCACGGAATAGGCATCCCGGAAGAGTCAGTCAATTTTATCTTTGATCCTTTCTACCGCGTCGACCAATCGCGTACCCGCGAAACCGGCGGGTATGGCTTGGGTCTTTATCTCAGCCATACAATTATTAAAGCCCATAAAGCCCATATTGAAGTTGAGAGCACCTTGGGCGCAGGTACCGAATTTCGTGTGGTTTTTCAATGA
- a CDS encoding Spy/CpxP family protein refolding chaperone: protein MRKILIIAVLSSVVMLGACTKFAAMKGPFDGNEVNIAFVEYLVEKTDDRLDLTSDQRDHFKAIVESMAAKALAQRPETEGLRKRMADTVRKPQFDMEKMEELIKERMQLFHNIFEEEKADFAAFHASLTAKQREALAQLILDHGKKGWHGGY, encoded by the coding sequence ATGAGAAAGATCTTGATTATAGCGGTATTGTCCAGTGTCGTCATGCTTGGGGCCTGCACTAAATTTGCAGCCATGAAAGGGCCGTTTGATGGAAATGAAGTCAACATTGCTTTCGTGGAGTATCTTGTTGAAAAGACGGATGATCGGCTGGATCTGACCAGTGATCAGCGTGATCATTTCAAGGCGATTGTGGAGAGCATGGCCGCAAAGGCACTTGCACAGCGTCCTGAAACCGAAGGGCTTCGCAAAAGGATGGCTGACACGGTGCGCAAGCCGCAGTTTGATATGGAAAAGATGGAAGAATTGATCAAAGAACGTATGCAGCTTTTTCATAATATCTTTGAAGAAGAGAAGGCCGATTTCGCAGCATTCCACGCAAGCCTGACGGCAAAGCAAAGGGAGGCCCTGGCTCAGTTGATTCTGGATCATGGCAAGAAAGGGTGGCACGGCGGATACTAA
- a CDS encoding (2Fe-2S)-binding protein produces MLKRLHDNRSEEDLVTIIFEGGELKVPAMDTVIAAVMAAGAGYNRTSPISGEHRSAYCHMGVCYECLMEIDGIPNQQACKIQVRDGMVINRQYSNKDIANG; encoded by the coding sequence ATGTTGAAAAGGTTGCATGACAATAGGTCCGAAGAAGATCTGGTGACCATTATATTTGAAGGCGGGGAGCTGAAAGTTCCGGCAATGGATACAGTTATAGCCGCAGTTATGGCGGCCGGGGCAGGTTATAACCGGACTTCGCCGATCAGTGGTGAACACCGTTCAGCATACTGCCATATGGGCGTATGCTACGAATGCCTCATGGAAATTGATGGAATCCCCAATCAACAGGCCTGCAAGATTCAGGTGCGGGACGGTATGGTGATCAATCGACAGTACTCCAACAAGGATATCGCAAATGGATAA
- a CDS encoding linear amide C-N hydrolase, with protein MSVSKVKYLTAIFFFFVVTCILQNSSSACTGIQVKAKDGAVVWARSMEFGSYIDSALMVSPLGMKWTSPAPNEAKGLHWTAKYGFVGPDGFNLHVPLEGMNEKGLYVGGFWMKEGETKFPDVKQKDYSRTVAQTHFVVWALTNFSTVDELKAALPKITIAGLKVASINKVIYCHWSVMDSTGKIAAIESINGKVTITDNPVGVFTNSPSFEWHLKNLSQYINLRPENVASTKLGKYKVLSLGEGTGLLGLPGDFTPPSRFVRAAILANSVLQPENADSAVNVAMNLIAGTNITRGISKGITDNGQPEYDYTQWTTVYDTSRKAVYVRTYEDQNYKVVHFNKLSFAGKKNLTIPLGQAYGSYDDISNQAK; from the coding sequence ATGTCTGTCTCAAAAGTTAAATATCTAACAGCTATTTTTTTCTTCTTCGTTGTTACATGTATTTTACAAAACTCCTCTTCGGCCTGCACTGGCATTCAAGTAAAAGCAAAAGATGGAGCAGTCGTCTGGGCTCGTTCAATGGAATTTGGCAGCTATATAGATTCAGCTCTAATGGTTTCCCCACTTGGAATGAAGTGGACCTCTCCAGCACCTAATGAAGCTAAGGGATTACATTGGACAGCAAAATACGGTTTTGTTGGACCAGATGGGTTCAATCTTCATGTTCCGCTTGAAGGTATGAATGAAAAAGGTCTGTATGTTGGCGGATTCTGGATGAAAGAAGGAGAAACAAAATTTCCTGATGTTAAACAGAAAGACTATTCCAGGACTGTTGCTCAAACTCATTTTGTAGTCTGGGCATTAACAAATTTTTCTACTGTTGATGAACTCAAAGCTGCACTCCCCAAAATAACGATTGCGGGATTAAAAGTTGCGTCAATAAACAAGGTTATTTATTGCCACTGGTCTGTGATGGATTCCACAGGTAAAATCGCTGCCATTGAATCTATAAACGGAAAAGTCACTATCACAGACAATCCTGTCGGCGTATTCACCAACTCACCTTCCTTTGAATGGCATTTAAAGAACCTGAGCCAATACATTAATTTAAGGCCTGAAAATGTAGCTTCAACAAAACTTGGAAAATACAAAGTTCTTTCACTTGGAGAAGGAACTGGTTTACTTGGACTACCTGGAGACTTTACCCCTCCGTCCAGATTTGTTCGCGCAGCTATACTGGCAAATTCGGTATTGCAACCCGAGAACGCGGATAGCGCTGTCAACGTAGCCATGAACCTTATCGCAGGAACGAACATCACACGGGGAATTTCCAAGGGAATAACTGATAATGGTCAGCCTGAATACGATTATACTCAGTGGACCACTGTATATGATACCTCACGCAAAGCTGTGTACGTGCGAACATATGAAGACCAAAACTACAAGGTAGTCCATTTCAACAAACTATCTTTTGCAGGAAAAAAGAATCTGACAATCCCACTCGGGCAGGCATATGGTTCTTATGACGACATAAGCAATCAAGCAAAATAG
- a CDS encoding sigma 54-interacting transcriptional regulator: MFRISGMADEKIFHFRNEKIQSLLLEMGQQRSTESLFSLIVNRLAQFPNISLARIWLIKNGDICTSCPLQDECLNQKECLHLVASAGQSVLDSAVDWTRIDGDHRRFPLGARKVGHIAATGTPVIVKSISRDSKWILHQEWAKREGINGFAGQPMVYHGKTMGVLAVFTKSEIAQPALDILNIISNHAAAALVNARAFEKIEELHRRLKAENSYLREELLSSTSFGGFIGQSAPLQRIIQQIDLVAATDASVLVLGESGTGKELVARELHQRSARRSSPMIKVNCASIPKDLFSSEFFGHVKGAFSGAVENRVGKFGAAHKGTLFLDEIGEIPLEQQAHLLRILQEGEYERVGEEKTRKVDVRIIAATNKNLKTEVENGRFREDLYFRLNVFPIDVPPLRERKEDITLLANHFLKQFLLEMKRPVFQFTNAQLQKLAQYPWPGNVRELQNIVERFAITSSSDPMNLDFFNSLRSDPPSAEQSRIRDSNDQILTEQEMVMQQKENIERALKLCRGKIYGSDGAAKLLGLKPTTLATRIKKMNIHCR, from the coding sequence ATGTTTAGAATTTCAGGTATGGCTGACGAAAAAATTTTTCACTTCAGGAATGAGAAAATACAATCCCTTTTGCTTGAAATGGGACAACAAAGATCCACTGAATCTCTTTTTTCTCTTATCGTAAATCGACTCGCCCAATTTCCGAATATTTCACTCGCCCGAATCTGGCTGATTAAAAATGGTGACATCTGTACCTCATGCCCTTTACAGGATGAGTGCCTGAATCAAAAAGAGTGCCTGCACTTGGTTGCAAGCGCAGGACAGTCCGTTTTGGACTCTGCTGTAGACTGGACTCGTATTGACGGTGACCACCGGCGTTTCCCTCTGGGAGCCAGAAAGGTCGGACATATCGCAGCTACAGGAACCCCCGTCATAGTGAAGTCAATCTCCAGAGACTCCAAATGGATACTCCATCAGGAATGGGCAAAGCGGGAAGGCATAAATGGATTTGCCGGTCAACCAATGGTTTACCATGGTAAGACGATGGGCGTTCTGGCTGTTTTTACAAAGAGCGAAATAGCCCAGCCTGCCCTTGATATATTGAACATTATCTCTAATCATGCTGCAGCTGCACTTGTTAACGCACGGGCTTTTGAGAAAATAGAAGAACTTCACCGTCGGCTTAAAGCTGAAAACAGCTATTTACGCGAAGAATTATTGAGTTCAACCTCTTTTGGCGGGTTTATTGGCCAAAGTGCACCACTGCAAAGAATTATTCAGCAGATAGATCTAGTTGCTGCCACAGATGCCAGCGTGCTGGTACTTGGAGAATCTGGAACAGGCAAAGAGCTGGTCGCCCGGGAGCTTCACCAGAGAAGCGCGCGGCGAAGCAGTCCCATGATCAAAGTCAACTGCGCCTCCATTCCCAAGGATTTATTCTCAAGTGAATTTTTCGGCCATGTCAAAGGGGCCTTTTCCGGTGCTGTTGAGAACAGGGTCGGTAAATTCGGTGCTGCACACAAGGGGACGCTGTTTCTTGATGAAATAGGGGAAATCCCTCTTGAACAGCAGGCCCATCTCCTCAGAATCTTACAGGAAGGAGAATACGAACGTGTCGGGGAGGAAAAAACACGTAAGGTTGACGTAAGGATTATTGCGGCAACCAACAAGAATCTCAAAACCGAGGTTGAAAACGGTCGGTTCAGGGAAGATCTTTATTTTAGGCTTAATGTCTTTCCTATTGATGTGCCTCCGCTACGAGAGAGAAAAGAAGATATTACGCTCCTGGCAAATCATTTCTTAAAGCAATTTCTTTTAGAAATGAAACGCCCCGTATTTCAATTCACAAATGCGCAACTGCAAAAGTTGGCTCAGTATCCGTGGCCCGGTAATGTTAGAGAGCTTCAAAATATTGTCGAACGTTTTGCAATCACCTCCAGTTCAGACCCCATGAATCTTGATTTCTTCAACAGCCTTAGGTCAGATCCCCCTTCGGCAGAGCAATCCCGCATCAGAGATTCCAATGACCAGATTCTAACCGAACAGGAGATGGTTATGCAGCAGAAAGAAAACATTGAAAGAGCCCTTAAACTGTGTCGAGGTAAGATTTATGGTTCTGATGGAGCTGCGAAATTGCTGGGTTTGAAACCGACAACTCTTGCAACGCGTATAAAGAAGATGAACATTCATTGCAGGTAA
- a CDS encoding HDOD domain-containing protein codes for MKTAYRPIFVARQPIFDRNGDVWGYELLYRASNTVSMDGSSPSTATSRVISDGLSLALDSVTDSKKILINFSRHMLLVESATVLPPEICIPEVLEDVGITPEIVSAVKRLKKAGYLIAVDDYVGQPGMEPMLKLADIVKVDMLGMKLSEVEKLSRTLTKYNCKLLAEKVENRGMFDLAVSLDYSYFQGFYFAKPELIEGRKISSCALTRFQLMKDLSSPDYCVNDVAKTISHDVGLSHRLLRYVSAVSHYAKIRSLSHAVAMLGLWPLKQWLMITMLSDTSREDRSQELIYQSACRGKFMEIIADSIAGNKFDRDSLFLLGLFSNLDALLGLPMAEITGHLPLDDTLNNTLCGEETPLSGLLNMLKAVEAADWATVAAALQQYSIPETDAAEAYTKAGAWAHKTLAAG; via the coding sequence ATGAAAACTGCGTATCGCCCTATCTTTGTAGCCCGGCAACCAATATTTGACCGCAACGGAGACGTCTGGGGCTACGAGTTGCTCTACAGGGCAAGCAACACCGTATCTATGGACGGAAGCTCACCCAGCACCGCCACATCGCGTGTTATCTCAGACGGCCTGTCACTAGCATTGGACTCAGTCACAGACTCCAAAAAAATTCTTATAAATTTTTCCCGGCATATGCTTCTAGTGGAATCCGCTACTGTGCTACCCCCGGAAATCTGTATCCCCGAAGTTCTTGAGGATGTGGGCATTACTCCGGAAATCGTATCTGCGGTAAAAAGGCTGAAAAAGGCAGGGTATTTGATAGCGGTAGACGATTATGTCGGCCAGCCCGGAATGGAGCCTATGCTGAAGCTGGCTGATATCGTCAAGGTTGATATGCTGGGCATGAAGCTCAGCGAGGTTGAAAAGCTAAGCCGCACTCTTACAAAATACAACTGCAAGCTGCTGGCCGAAAAAGTCGAAAACAGAGGAATGTTTGATCTGGCAGTATCCTTGGATTATTCATATTTCCAAGGATTCTATTTTGCAAAACCTGAACTGATTGAAGGCCGCAAGATCAGCAGCTGTGCACTTACAAGATTCCAGCTCATGAAAGATCTCTCTTCTCCAGACTATTGTGTTAATGATGTTGCTAAAACAATATCGCATGATGTAGGGCTGAGTCATAGACTGCTTCGATATGTTTCTGCCGTATCACATTACGCGAAGATACGTTCCCTCAGTCACGCTGTTGCTATGCTCGGGCTCTGGCCGCTGAAGCAATGGCTGATGATAACCATGCTGTCCGACACCTCGCGGGAGGACCGCAGCCAAGAACTGATCTACCAATCAGCGTGCAGGGGGAAATTCATGGAAATTATAGCTGACTCAATTGCCGGAAATAAATTTGACCGTGATTCACTTTTTCTGCTCGGACTTTTCTCAAACCTTGATGCTCTGCTCGGCCTGCCCATGGCTGAAATTACGGGACATCTTCCGTTAGACGATACCCTGAACAATACCCTCTGCGGAGAAGAGACTCCACTCAGCGGCCTGCTGAATATGCTCAAAGCCGTAGAAGCTGCGGACTGGGCGACTGTGGCAGCGGCACTTCAGCAATACTCAATCCCAGAGACCGATGCAGCCGAAGCATACACCAAGGCCGGAGCATGGGCGCATAAAACTCTGGCCGCAGGATAA
- a CDS encoding FAD-binding oxidoreductase codes for MKKHADVIIIGGGIIGCSTAYYLAKKGKTVIVLEKGKGIGYGGSGRNGGGVRQSGRDKRELPLAMYGVQNLWPNLSEELGMDVEYYQHGNLRLGKNDEHLKILGGLTDVAVSLGLDVKMISGDEVREICPHLSNEVTGASWCKSDGHANPLLTTSAFYKKARQLGVSFLFEQSVLSIKTVAGRARKVVTTNEEFEAEKIVLAAGYESRAISNTVGVDVPMKRVALDTLVTNAQPPMFYQMLGTAMADFYGHQTTHGSFVFGGGSPLDDSIKSVANHPQAKATAATCKGILSYIPALKHAKVVRAWVGFIDWCEDKVPVLDHVKGVPGLILACGFSGHGFGIAPSVGTVLSELACDEMPSIDICDLGYDRFADRK; via the coding sequence ATGAAAAAGCATGCAGATGTCATCATTATAGGTGGCGGTATTATCGGTTGTTCGACTGCCTATTATCTGGCCAAAAAAGGTAAAACGGTCATCGTTCTGGAGAAAGGAAAGGGTATCGGATATGGCGGTTCAGGGCGTAATGGAGGCGGAGTGCGCCAATCAGGCCGGGACAAAAGAGAGCTGCCTCTGGCCATGTACGGAGTACAGAACCTCTGGCCGAACTTATCCGAAGAGCTTGGGATGGACGTGGAATACTACCAGCACGGAAACCTCAGGCTGGGTAAAAATGATGAGCACCTTAAGATTTTAGGCGGACTTACCGACGTAGCGGTTTCCCTGGGGCTTGATGTGAAGATGATAAGTGGCGATGAGGTCAGGGAAATTTGTCCGCACCTTTCTAATGAGGTAACCGGGGCCAGTTGGTGCAAAAGTGACGGTCACGCAAATCCTCTGCTGACAACATCGGCATTCTATAAAAAAGCTCGTCAGCTTGGAGTCTCATTCCTCTTTGAGCAAAGTGTACTTTCAATCAAGACGGTTGCGGGCCGGGCGAGAAAGGTTGTCACTACAAACGAGGAGTTCGAGGCGGAAAAAATTGTTCTGGCTGCGGGCTATGAGAGCCGTGCTATCTCTAATACCGTAGGAGTGGATGTTCCCATGAAGCGCGTAGCTCTGGACACTCTGGTCACCAATGCACAGCCGCCCATGTTTTATCAGATGCTTGGAACAGCCATGGCTGATTTTTACGGTCATCAAACGACACACGGCTCCTTTGTGTTTGGCGGAGGGTCTCCTCTGGATGACAGCATTAAGAGTGTTGCAAACCATCCTCAGGCAAAAGCGACAGCAGCGACATGCAAAGGGATTCTAAGCTATATACCAGCGTTGAAACATGCAAAGGTGGTTCGGGCGTGGGTCGGTTTCATTGATTGGTGCGAGGATAAAGTTCCGGTCCTTGATCATGTTAAAGGAGTTCCCGGATTGATTCTGGCCTGTGGTTTTTCCGGCCATGGGTTCGGAATCGCTCCTTCCGTTGGTACAGTCCTATCCGAATTGGCCTGCGACGAAATGCCTTCCATCGATATCTGTGACCTTGGTTATGATCGGTTTGCCGACAGGAAGTAG
- a CDS encoding NAD(P)/FAD-dependent oxidoreductase, which yields MDKLYDLIIVGAGPGGLAAAVTADKLGLSALVVDEQPEPGGQIYRSIERSLPENAHVLGKDYFAGKQLVDEFRASGAVYMPNNTVWNIEDSFNVDTVVTDTLHRVRARQLLFSVGAVERPVPIPNWTLPGVMGAAAADILFKSADMVPEGPVVLAGSGPLLLLAACHLIDNGVEIAAMVETSGMRDYLKAIPHLPGALRRSSYLFKGLQMKYAVKRAGVPVYTGCRDLSIIGKEQAEGLRFTCRGKKQEVAAATVLLHEGVIPNLRLTQLLNCEHEWYAPQRYWRPVLDQWGRTSVPGISVAGDGGGIFGGKVAEVAGHIAAINIAYQLDKFTDSERDRLAQPYLNKAKCEKLIRPFLDHVFPPNRQALVPPDDETVVCRCEELTAGQIREAIAQGARHPSQIKIQTRAGMGPCQGRMCATTITEMIADSCSLDITTIGLHKTRSPQQSLTIEQFASLELGESS from the coding sequence ATGGATAAGCTCTATGATCTGATTATTGTTGGTGCTGGTCCCGGAGGACTTGCGGCTGCGGTCACCGCCGATAAATTGGGCCTTTCGGCTCTGGTTGTAGATGAACAGCCCGAGCCCGGAGGTCAGATATATCGTTCAATTGAAAGGAGTCTCCCGGAAAACGCCCATGTTCTTGGCAAGGATTATTTCGCAGGCAAGCAGTTGGTTGACGAGTTTCGTGCTTCAGGTGCTGTCTATATGCCGAACAACACTGTCTGGAATATCGAAGACTCATTCAATGTTGATACTGTAGTCACAGACACACTGCATCGAGTGCGTGCCCGTCAACTGCTGTTCAGCGTCGGGGCAGTGGAACGACCGGTTCCGATTCCTAACTGGACGCTTCCCGGAGTTATGGGTGCCGCAGCTGCGGACATTCTGTTCAAGTCAGCAGATATGGTGCCTGAAGGTCCTGTTGTTCTGGCAGGCAGCGGACCGCTGTTGCTGCTGGCAGCCTGCCACCTTATTGATAACGGAGTTGAGATTGCCGCAATGGTCGAAACTTCCGGTATGCGAGATTATCTTAAGGCGATCCCCCACCTGCCCGGGGCACTGCGCCGAAGCAGCTACCTTTTTAAAGGTTTACAGATGAAATACGCGGTTAAACGCGCAGGCGTGCCGGTGTACACAGGATGCCGCGATCTCTCTATAATCGGCAAGGAACAGGCAGAAGGTTTGCGTTTCACCTGCCGTGGTAAAAAGCAGGAAGTGGCCGCAGCAACTGTTCTGCTGCACGAAGGGGTAATCCCGAACCTGCGTCTTACCCAGCTGCTCAATTGTGAGCACGAATGGTACGCCCCGCAGCGGTACTGGAGACCTGTGCTTGACCAGTGGGGGCGGACGAGTGTTCCCGGTATTTCTGTAGCTGGCGACGGCGGCGGAATTTTCGGTGGGAAGGTTGCGGAAGTTGCAGGACATATAGCTGCAATCAACATTGCCTATCAACTGGATAAATTTACTGATTCGGAACGTGACCGTTTGGCTCAGCCGTATCTGAACAAGGCCAAATGCGAAAAGTTGATCCGCCCATTTCTCGACCATGTCTTTCCACCCAACCGGCAGGCGCTGGTTCCCCCTGATGATGAAACTGTTGTCTGTCGCTGTGAAGAATTGACAGCAGGACAAATCCGGGAAGCCATAGCGCAGGGAGCCCGCCATCCTTCTCAAATCAAAATACAAACACGAGCCGGGATGGGCCCTTGTCAGGGGCGAATGTGTGCAACAACCATTACCGAAATGATTGCAGATAGTTGCTCGCTTGATATTACAACGATTGGCTTGCATAAGACCAGATCTCCTCAACAGTCCTTGACCATAGAACAGTTTGCAAGTTTGGAATTGGGAGAGAGCAGTTGA
- a CDS encoding HPP family protein: MNFRSTSVQFRLSKLSREEFSKELYRPGVISLTRIVWGSLGGGLLLGLIAILSSQTGIKVLYPPLAATCFINTTCVYLRVARPKSVIIGHTVASICGLAGVWIGNYIDPGAEFIIPLKLGLSVVLAAVFMQIFDADHPPAAATAAIPAILPLPMPWYLLPLHMAWGATITVVFAFIWNRVWFEFPARDIDNYVKNAGLYMEKVQIAGVAICIASCVIMSFQLVSPVFRISGLCGMAAGIVILGTHHFKISSQVS; encoded by the coding sequence ATGAATTTCAGATCAACTTCGGTACAGTTCAGATTATCCAAACTAAGTCGCGAAGAATTTTCAAAGGAATTATACCGTCCGGGAGTTATTTCCCTGACCCGTATTGTATGGGGCTCATTGGGGGGGGGATTGTTGTTGGGGCTTATCGCAATTCTTTCCAGTCAAACAGGAATTAAAGTTCTTTACCCGCCTCTTGCCGCAACATGTTTTATAAATACGACCTGTGTTTATTTGCGTGTCGCACGCCCAAAGTCAGTGATTATTGGACATACGGTAGCTTCAATCTGCGGACTGGCTGGAGTCTGGATAGGAAATTATATTGACCCGGGAGCCGAATTCATAATCCCCTTGAAACTTGGACTTTCCGTCGTGCTGGCAGCTGTATTCATGCAGATATTTGATGCCGACCACCCACCTGCAGCCGCCACTGCAGCCATACCGGCAATACTCCCGCTCCCCATGCCGTGGTATTTGCTCCCATTGCACATGGCATGGGGAGCAACAATAACCGTGGTTTTCGCGTTTATCTGGAATAGAGTCTGGTTTGAATTTCCCGCCAGAGATATTGATAACTACGTCAAAAATGCTGGTCTATACATGGAAAAGGTCCAAATTGCAGGTGTAGCGATATGTATAGCCAGTTGTGTAATTATGTCTTTTCAACTTGTGTCCCCGGTTTTTAGAATATCCGGTCTATGCGGCATGGCTGCAGGAATCGTAATTCTGGGCACACATCATTTCAAAATATCATCCCAAGTCAGTTAA
- a CDS encoding response regulator transcription factor yields MLLGISLAKLGLYSFSISGEAIMANSILVIEDDADIQQLLSEYLAGFGYTVHSEGSPEKGLSAFKSLSPDLIILDVMLPGMNGFEVCRRIRQDSQVPVIMLTARGDVMDRVAGLEIGADDYLPKPFEPRELVARIQSILRRSQQSSTHETVNFGELYIDFDARAALIKGKDIGLTTNEFNALAVLARNPGKTFNRDDLIQELRGLESDSYNRSIDITMSRIRQKLGDDPKLPRYIKTVWGTGYVFIGYGKDD; encoded by the coding sequence ATGTTACTGGGTATAAGCCTTGCCAAGCTGGGCTTATACTCATTTTCCATATCAGGCGAAGCAATAATGGCAAATTCTATTTTGGTCATCGAAGATGACGCTGATATCCAGCAACTACTGAGCGAGTATCTCGCTGGATTTGGTTATACAGTTCACTCTGAAGGATCCCCTGAAAAGGGGTTGAGTGCTTTCAAGTCCCTTTCCCCCGACCTGATAATTCTGGATGTCATGCTGCCCGGAATGAACGGCTTCGAGGTCTGTCGTCGTATCCGTCAGGATTCCCAAGTACCGGTCATCATGCTTACCGCACGAGGCGATGTCATGGACCGTGTTGCAGGACTTGAAATCGGTGCAGACGACTATCTTCCAAAACCTTTTGAACCGCGTGAACTGGTCGCCCGTATCCAATCCATTCTTCGGCGCAGTCAGCAAAGTTCAACACACGAAACAGTAAATTTCGGTGAACTTTATATCGACTTTGATGCTCGTGCCGCATTAATTAAAGGGAAAGATATTGGTCTGACCACCAATGAATTCAATGCCCTCGCAGTGCTGGCCAGAAATCCGGGAAAGACATTTAACAGAGACGATCTTATTCAAGAATTGCGGGGTCTTGAAAGCGATTCGTACAACCGTTCAATTGACATCACAATGAGCCGCATTCGGCAGAAACTCGGCGACGACCCAAAGCTCCCCAGATACATCAAAACAGTGTGGGGAACCGGTTATGTGTTTATTGGGTATGGAAAAGATGACTAA